A stretch of DNA from Candidatus Dadabacteria bacterium:
CGAAAACTCAGTGTCCTTTACCGAATTGACGGTGAGACTTACGCCGTCAACGGCGACCGACCCTTTCTCGACCACGTATTTCGCAAGGGATGCGGGAATCGAGAAAGAAAAAACCCTGGATTCTCCTACCGGAGTAATGGACTGAACGACACCGACTCCGTCCACGTGGCCCGTGACGATATGTCCACCCATCCTGTCTCCGACCCGAAGAGACCTCTCGAGATTCACTTCGCTCCCCGTCCGGAGGCCGGAAAGGTTTGTCCTGGAAAGCGTTTCGTGGGACGTGTCAACAGAAAAACTACCGTCTCCGGAAGAAACCACCGTAAGGCATACGCCGTTTACGGCCACGCTCTCTCCCAGACCCAGTTCCCCGGCATCGATCTTCCGAACCCCGATTCTTAAAAGAACGCCCTTGTCCTTTTTCTCAAGAGCCTGGACCGCTCCAATGTCTTCAACTATACCGCTAAACATTAATTCTCCTTGCCCCGCCACAAGACTCCGGAAATCAGGATCGAAATCGCCCCGACCGTGATCGCAGAG
This window harbors:
- a CDS encoding riboflavin synthase — translated: MFSGIVEDIGAVQALEKKDKGVLLRIGVRKIDAGELGLGESVAVNGVCLTVVSSGDGSFSVDTSHETLSRTNLSGLRTGSEVNLERSLRVGDRMGGHIVTGHVDGVGVVQSITPVGESRVFSFSIPASLAKYVVEKGSVAVDGVSLTVNSVKDTEFSVNIIPYTLRETTFSEFRRGREVNIECDIIGKYVEKMLSGGDASAEGSPVGRRL